Proteins from a single region of Streptomyces griseiscabiei:
- a CDS encoding DUF485 domain-containing protein — protein sequence MHAIHAHPEFRSTSTAYRRFGIWATALSVGGFLTYVLLSSFVPDVMNQRLIGHLTLGLALGLAQFAVMGVTAFLYVRHMRRTVDPVVRRLRSLLDEQEAERPRVPAGRRFRAW from the coding sequence TTGCACGCCATCCACGCACACCCTGAATTCCGTTCGACAAGCACCGCATATCGCAGATTCGGAATATGGGCGACGGCATTGTCCGTCGGTGGATTCCTGACGTACGTCCTCCTTTCGAGTTTCGTGCCGGACGTAATGAATCAGCGATTGATCGGACATCTCACGCTGGGACTGGCGCTCGGTCTCGCGCAGTTCGCCGTCATGGGTGTGACCGCGTTCCTCTACGTCCGGCACATGCGCCGCACCGTCGACCCGGTCGTCCGCAGGCTCCGCTCCCTGCTGGACGAGCAGGAGGCCGAGCGGCCCCGGGTGCCGGCCGGACGGCGGTTCCGCGCATGGTGA
- a CDS encoding solute symporter family protein produces the protein MVTAPASASVTFSASVADAFSLRLTFVLFLSVVVITLFTALLTAPQRDEIGEFYLGNRDMSPLRNGLAMCGDYLSAATLLGSTGLVALTGYDGLLYLGGTVVAWMMVLLLIAEPLRNSATFTLGDALARRMPLRQRQVRLALAVCTLSVCTLYLVAQLVGSIALMTQFVGEPGPTTRTMVVIIIGTIVTIYAAIGGMPGATFIQVVKAVMLVAGVTVVAVLVLNRFNWNVDGLLASATEGSGLGDEYLQPGLRYGAGPISKIDFFSLQLAIVLGLAALPHVMMRMFAPRRTRVLRASVVWAVGLVGFVCLMAGVLGLGATALVGRDTISDIDHKGDAAVLLLAHELGGEVLTAIVSALAFVTLLAVAAGLMLAAASSVAHDLYGEVIRKGKARQTQELGVARIAAVVLGVLSMMFALLAWGTNTATLAFLAFAIAASAILPTIVYSLFWRGFTARGALLSLYGGLAVSVLLVLFSPVVSSTPGSVYPDADFAWFPLQNPGIVSIPAGFLLGALGSRFGPPQEAGAYEDFEVRALVGADRK, from the coding sequence ATGGTGACCGCCCCCGCATCCGCCTCCGTGACCTTCTCCGCGAGTGTGGCCGACGCGTTCAGTCTGCGGCTGACCTTCGTACTGTTCCTGTCCGTCGTCGTGATCACCCTGTTCACCGCACTGCTCACGGCACCGCAGCGGGACGAGATCGGCGAGTTCTACCTCGGCAACCGGGACATGTCGCCGCTGCGCAACGGCCTCGCCATGTGCGGCGACTACCTCTCGGCCGCGACCCTGCTCGGCAGCACCGGCCTCGTCGCCCTCACCGGGTACGACGGTCTGCTCTACCTCGGCGGCACGGTCGTCGCCTGGATGATGGTGCTGCTGCTGATCGCCGAACCCCTGCGCAACTCCGCCACCTTCACCCTCGGCGACGCCCTGGCCCGGCGGATGCCGCTGCGGCAGCGGCAGGTCCGGCTGGCGCTCGCCGTCTGCACGCTCTCCGTGTGCACCCTCTATCTGGTGGCCCAACTGGTCGGCAGCATCGCGCTGATGACCCAGTTCGTGGGCGAACCCGGCCCGACCACCCGGACCATGGTCGTGATCATCATCGGGACGATCGTGACCATCTACGCGGCCATCGGCGGTATGCCGGGAGCCACCTTCATCCAGGTGGTCAAGGCCGTGATGCTCGTCGCCGGGGTCACGGTGGTCGCGGTCCTCGTGCTGAACCGCTTCAACTGGAACGTCGACGGGCTCCTGGCCTCCGCGACCGAGGGCAGCGGGCTGGGCGACGAGTACCTCCAGCCGGGCCTGCGCTACGGGGCAGGCCCCATCAGCAAGATCGACTTCTTCAGTCTGCAACTGGCCATCGTGCTCGGCCTCGCCGCGCTCCCCCACGTGATGATGCGGATGTTCGCGCCCCGCAGGACCCGGGTGCTGCGCGCCTCGGTGGTGTGGGCCGTGGGCCTGGTCGGGTTCGTGTGCCTGATGGCCGGCGTGCTGGGCCTCGGCGCCACCGCCCTGGTCGGCCGGGACACCATCTCCGACATCGACCACAAGGGCGACGCGGCCGTGCTGCTGCTCGCCCATGAACTCGGCGGCGAGGTGCTGACGGCGATCGTCTCGGCCCTGGCCTTCGTCACCCTGCTCGCCGTCGCCGCCGGGCTGATGCTCGCCGCCGCCTCGTCCGTCGCCCACGACCTCTACGGCGAGGTCATCCGCAAGGGGAAGGCGAGGCAGACCCAGGAGCTGGGCGTCGCCCGGATCGCCGCGGTGGTCCTGGGCGTCCTCAGCATGATGTTCGCCCTGCTCGCATGGGGCACCAACACCGCCACCCTGGCGTTCCTGGCCTTCGCGATCGCCGCGTCCGCCATCCTGCCCACCATCGTCTACAGCCTGTTCTGGCGCGGGTTCACCGCCCGCGGCGCGCTCCTCAGCCTGTACGGCGGACTGGCCGTCTCGGTGCTGCTCGTGCTGTTCTCGCCGGTCGTCTCCTCCACTCCCGGTTCGGTCTACCCCGACGCCGACTTCGCGTGGTTCCCGCTGCAGAACCCGGGCATCGTCTCGATCCCGGCGGGCTTCCTGCTGGGCGCGCTCGGCTCCCGGTTCGGCCCTCCGCAGGAGGCGGGCGCGTACGAGGACTTCGAGGTCCGGGCCCTGGTCGGGGCCGACCGGAAGTGA
- a CDS encoding acetylxylan esterase: protein MALFDLPLDELRGYRSASTEPEDFDAFWAKTLQEAREHDLDARFEPVETPLTTVEVYDVTYSGFGGHPVKGWLVLPARAAEPLPTVVEFIGYGGGRGLSHTHLLWASAGYAHFVMDTRGQGSAWGGGGDTPDPVAGAPAFPGFMTRGIDAPENYYYRRVYTDAVRAVEAARSHPRTDAARTAVVGSSQGGGISIAVGGLVPDLVAVAPDVPFLCDFPRSTTITDRDPYREIGKYLKTHRGRTEQVGRTLAYFDGVHFAARGRAAALFSAALEDQTCPPSTVFAAFNAWAEGNKRIEVYDFNDHEGGGPFQEAVKLRWLAAQL, encoded by the coding sequence ATGGCCCTGTTCGACCTGCCCTTGGACGAGCTCCGTGGTTATCGAAGCGCTTCAACGGAGCCCGAGGACTTCGACGCCTTCTGGGCGAAGACGCTCCAGGAGGCACGCGAGCACGACCTCGACGCCCGTTTCGAGCCGGTCGAGACCCCTCTGACGACGGTCGAGGTGTACGACGTCACCTACTCCGGGTTCGGCGGCCACCCGGTCAAGGGCTGGCTGGTCCTCCCGGCCCGGGCGGCCGAACCCCTGCCCACCGTCGTGGAGTTCATCGGCTACGGCGGCGGTCGCGGCCTGTCCCACACCCATCTGCTGTGGGCCTCCGCCGGTTACGCGCACTTCGTGATGGACACCCGGGGCCAGGGCAGCGCCTGGGGCGGAGGCGGCGACACCCCCGACCCGGTGGCGGGCGCACCCGCCTTCCCCGGCTTCATGACCCGGGGCATCGACGCCCCCGAGAACTACTACTACCGCCGGGTCTACACCGACGCCGTCCGCGCGGTGGAGGCCGCCCGCTCGCATCCGCGCACCGACGCCGCGCGCACGGCCGTGGTCGGCTCCAGCCAGGGCGGCGGTATCTCCATCGCGGTCGGCGGACTCGTCCCCGACCTGGTGGCGGTCGCGCCCGATGTGCCGTTCCTGTGCGACTTCCCCCGCTCCACGACGATCACCGACCGCGATCCGTACCGCGAGATCGGCAAGTACCTCAAGACCCACCGCGGCCGGACCGAGCAGGTCGGGCGGACCCTCGCCTACTTCGACGGTGTGCACTTCGCCGCGCGCGGCCGGGCCGCCGCCCTGTTCTCGGCGGCGCTGGAGGACCAGACCTGCCCGCCCTCCACGGTCTTCGCGGCCTTCAACGCCTGGGCCGAGGGCAACAAGCGCATCGAGGTCTACGACTTCAACGACCACGAGGGCGGCGGCCCCTTCCAGGAGGCGGTCAAGCTGCGCTGGCTCGCCGCACAGCTCTGA
- a CDS encoding nuclear transport factor 2 family protein, with translation MDTAEAARRFVQVWQRAWAAHDVDALLELYAPDCVHRSTPFREPHRGHEQLAAYLRWSFTDERVNEVLFSEPMVGQDGLAVAEFRVMSEFHEDPQTLAGCVFVRFDTDGLAVETRDYWHLVPVHTHPARPMFLLRDPRRQER, from the coding sequence ATGGACACGGCCGAGGCGGCGCGACGGTTCGTACAGGTGTGGCAGCGGGCCTGGGCCGCCCATGACGTCGACGCGCTCCTGGAGTTGTACGCGCCGGACTGCGTGCACCGCTCGACACCCTTCCGGGAGCCGCACCGGGGGCATGAGCAGCTCGCCGCGTATCTGCGCTGGTCGTTCACCGACGAGCGGGTGAACGAGGTGCTGTTCTCGGAGCCGATGGTCGGTCAGGACGGCCTGGCCGTCGCCGAGTTCCGGGTGATGTCGGAGTTCCACGAGGACCCGCAGACCCTCGCGGGCTGTGTCTTCGTCCGGTTCGACACGGACGGCCTGGCCGTGGAGACCCGGGACTACTGGCACCTGGTCCCGGTCCACACGCACCCGGCCCGGCCGATGTTCCTGCTCCGCGATCCGCGCCGGCAGGAGCGGTAG
- a CDS encoding serine hydrolase domain-containing protein yields the protein MSQTEVRGHCEARFEAVRDAFEENFGAREELGAAVTVTLGGETVVDLWGGWADAARTRPWERDTVVNVWSTTKGATALCAHVLVDRGLLDLDAPVAAYWPEFAAAGKEDVRVRHLLSHRSGLAGPREPLSFEQLLDWELTVKRLAAQEPWWEPGTQSGYHAMTFGFLVGEVVRRVSGLLPGAFLAREIAGPLGIDFTIGLPEAEAGRVAELVHPPAASTSEQAAIFAQLTPTALSALANPLVGAAEANSPAWRAAEVPAANGHGTARAVAALYGILALRGSWGGREVLSPEAAERVREGQGACRDLVLGAGFGRDTEIGLGLWLSGPHGSYGPNSRAFGHDGYGGSCGLADPEAGVSLGYVMNRMGPHIADDPRKTALVEALYGAL from the coding sequence ATGTCCCAGACTGAGGTGCGGGGTCACTGCGAGGCGCGGTTCGAGGCCGTGCGCGACGCGTTCGAGGAGAACTTCGGCGCCCGTGAGGAGCTGGGGGCCGCGGTCACGGTGACGCTGGGCGGGGAGACCGTGGTCGACCTGTGGGGCGGCTGGGCCGACGCGGCGCGGACCCGCCCCTGGGAGCGGGACACCGTGGTCAACGTGTGGTCGACGACCAAGGGGGCGACCGCGCTGTGCGCGCACGTCCTCGTCGACCGGGGTCTGCTCGACCTGGACGCCCCGGTGGCCGCGTACTGGCCGGAGTTCGCGGCGGCCGGCAAGGAGGACGTACGCGTCCGGCATCTGCTGTCGCACCGGTCGGGGCTCGCCGGGCCGCGTGAGCCGCTCTCCTTCGAACAACTGCTGGACTGGGAGCTGACCGTCAAACGGCTCGCGGCGCAGGAGCCCTGGTGGGAGCCGGGCACCCAGTCCGGGTACCACGCGATGACGTTCGGTTTCCTCGTCGGGGAGGTGGTCCGGCGGGTGTCGGGGCTGCTGCCCGGCGCGTTCCTGGCGCGTGAGATCGCCGGGCCGCTCGGCATCGACTTCACGATCGGGCTGCCGGAGGCGGAGGCGGGGCGGGTGGCCGAGCTGGTGCATCCGCCGGCCGCCTCGACCAGCGAACAGGCCGCGATTTTCGCCCAGTTGACGCCCACCGCACTCTCCGCCCTCGCCAACCCGCTGGTGGGGGCGGCCGAGGCCAACAGCCCCGCGTGGCGGGCCGCCGAGGTGCCGGCCGCGAACGGCCACGGCACCGCCCGCGCGGTCGCCGCGCTGTACGGGATCCTCGCGCTGCGCGGCAGCTGGGGCGGGCGGGAGGTGCTGTCGCCGGAGGCCGCCGAGCGGGTCCGCGAGGGGCAGGGCGCCTGCCGGGACCTGGTGCTCGGCGCCGGGTTCGGGCGGGACACCGAGATCGGGCTCGGCCTGTGGCTGAGCGGCCCGCACGGCTCGTACGGGCCGAATTCCCGGGCCTTCGGTCACGACGGCTACGGCGGTTCCTGCGGCCTCGCCGACCCGGAGGCCGGTGTCTCCCTCGGCTACGTCATGAACCGGATGGGCCCCCACATCGCCGACGACCCGCGCAAGACGGCCCTGGTGGAGGCACTGTACGGCGCGCTGTGA